The proteins below are encoded in one region of Mya arenaria isolate MELC-2E11 chromosome 15, ASM2691426v1:
- the LOC128219538 gene encoding turripeptide Pal9.2-like, with translation MKIILCLAFLSGCLGASLNFQCGEFCIDGYLPVCGSNGKTYPNLCYFQQAKCLDPTLTSYAGPCGTTYYPPCPDMMCMALYDPVCGSDRKTYSNKCELHAVHCHGEVSVAHTGTCSGTIPPV, from the exons ATGAAGATCATTTTGTGTCTTGCATTTTTATCAG GCTGTCTGGGGGCGTCTCTGAACTTTCAGTGTGGCGAGTTTTGTATCGACGGGTACCTGCCCGTGTGTGGCTCTAACGGAAAAACTTACC CAAACCTATGCTACTTTCAACAAGCCAAGTGCCTGGACCCGACCCTGACATCCTATGCGGGTCCATGCGGGACGACCTACTATCCGCCATGTCCCGACATGATGTGTATGGCACTGTACGATCCCGTCTGCGGTTCCGACAGGAAAACATACA GTAACAAGTGTGAACTGCATGCTGTCCACTGCCATGGAGAAGTATCAGTGGCTCACACCGGAACTTGTAGTGGCACCATCCCACCTGTTTAA
- the LOC128220116 gene encoding dentin sialophosphoprotein-like, translating into MNEEFWRSQGLNHGHWDLQFNAFTAGPPNPHNSLELSLHTSTNSVAIPPSIDTIDTSDTIDTIDTRDTTDTIDTLDTTDTIDTIDTIDTIDTTYTIDTTDTTDTTDTIDTIDTTYTIDTTDTIDTIDTLDTIDTTYTIDTIDTRDTIDTIDTTNTIDTIDTIDTIDTIDTIDTIDTTDTIDTIDTTASIDTIDTSDTIDTIDTIDTVDTIDTTYTIDTIDTIDTIDTIDTIDTIDTTDTIDTIDTTDTIDTTDTIDTIDTTDTTDTIDTIDTIDTTDISDTIDTIDTIDTIDTTDISDTIDTIDTIDTIDTTHTIDTMDTIDTIDTTDISDTIDTIDTIDTIDTTDTIDTIDTIDTTDISDTIDTIDTIDTTDTIDTIDTMDIIDTIDTIDTIDTIDTTDTTDTIDTIDTIDTTDISDTIDTIDTIDTIDTTDISDTIDTIDTIDTIDTTDTIDTMDTIDTMDTIDTTDTIDTTDTIDTIDTIDTIDTIDTTDTIDTIDTIDTIDTIDTIDTIDTIDTTDTIDTIDTTDTIDTTDTIDTTDISDTIDTTDTTDTIDTTDTIDTTDTIDTTDTIDTTDTTDTIDTTDTTDTIDTTDTTDISDTTDTIDISDTIDTIDTIDNTDTTDTIDTIDTTDTTDTTDTTDTIDTTDTTDTTGTTDTIDTIDIIDTTDTIDIRTLKLIG; encoded by the exons ATGAATGAAGAGTTTTGGCGAAGCCAGGGATTGAACCACGGGCATTGGGATCTGCAGTTCAACGCCTTCACCGCTGGACCACCAAATCCGCACAACAGTTTAGAGTTGTCATTACATACTTCAACCAACAGTGTGGCCATACCAC CTTCTATAGACACTATAGATACTTCAGACACTATTGACACGATAGACACTAGAGACACTACAGACACTATAGACACTTTAGACACTACAGACACTATAGACACTATAGACACTATAGACACTATAGACACTACATACACTATAGACACTACAGACACTACAGACACTACAGACACTATAGACACTATAGACACTACATACACTATAGACACTACAGACACTATAGACACTATAGACACTTTAGACACTATAGACACTACATACACTATTGACACGATAGACACTAGAGACACTATAGACACTATTGACACTACAAACACTATAGACACTATAGACACTATAGACACTATAGACACTATAGACACTATAGACACTATAGACACTACAGACACTATAGACACTATAGACACTACAGCTTCTATAGACACTATAGATACTTCAGACACTATAGACACTATAGACACTATAGACACTGTAGACACTATAGACACTACTTACACTATAGACACTATAGACACTATAGACACTATAGACACTATAGACACTATAGACACTATAGACACTACAGACACTATAGACACTATAGACACTACAGACACTATAGACACTACAGACACTATAGACACTATAGACACTACAGACACTACAGACACTATAGACACTATAGACACTATAGACACTACAGACATTTCAGACACTATAGACACTATAGACACTATAGACACTATAGATACTACAGACATTTCAGACACTATAGACACTATAGACACTATAGACACTATAGACACTACACACACTATAGACACTATGGACACTATAGACACTATAGACACTACAGACATTTCAGACACTATAGACACTATAGACACTATAGACACTATAGACACTACAGACACTATAGACACTATAGACACTATAGACACTACAGACATTTCAGACACTATAGACACTATAGACACTATAGACACTACAGACACTATAGACACTATAGACACTATGGACATTATAGACACTATAGACACTATAGACACTATAGACACTATAGACACTACAGACACTACAGACACTATAGACACTATAGACACTATAGACACTACAGACATTTCAGACACTATAGACACTATAGACACTATAGACACTATAGACACTACAGACATTTCAGACACTATAGACACTATAGACACTATAGACACTATAGACACTACAGACACTATAGACACTATGGACACTATAGACACTATGGACACTATAGACACTACAGACACTATAGACACTACAGACACTATAGACACTATAGACACTATAGACACTATAGACACTATAGACACTACAGACACTATAGACACTATAGACACTATAGACACTATAGACACTATAGACACTATAGACACTATAGACACTATAGACACTACAGACACTATAGACACTATAGACACTACAGACACTATAGACACTACAGACACTATAGACACTACAGACATTTCAGACACTATAGACACTACAGACACTACAGACACTATAGACACTACAGACACTATAGACACTACAGACACTATAGACACTACAGACACTATAGACACTACAGACACTACAGACACTATAGACACTACAGACACTACAGACACTATAGACACTACAGACACTACAGACATTTCAGACACTACAGACACTATAGACATTTCAGACACTATAGACACTATAGACACTATAGACAATACAGACACTACAGACACTATAGACACTATAGACACTACAGACACTACAGACACTACAGACACTACAGACACTATAGACACTACAGACACTACAGACACTACAGGCACTACAGACACTATAGACACTATAGACATTATAGACACTACAGACACTATAGACATACGTACATTAAAACTCATTGGATGA